The following are from one region of the Camarhynchus parvulus chromosome 3, STF_HiC, whole genome shotgun sequence genome:
- the SOCS5 gene encoding suppressor of cytokine signaling 5 produces the protein MDKVGKMWNNFKYRCQNLFSHEGGSQNESIVVNSNNCSSGKEKAIQITDLTQQQPSSPLRENIALQLGLSPSKNSARRNQNCVTEIPQIVEISIEKENDSCVTTGARLARRDSYSRHAPWGGKKKHSCSTKTQSSLDTEKRFGRTRSGLQRRERRYGVSSVHDMDAVSSRTVGSRSLRQRLQDTVGLCFPMRTYSKQSKPLFSNKRKIHLSELMLEKCPFPAGSDLAQKWHLIKQHTAPVSPHSTFFDTFDPSLVSTEDEEDRLRERRRLSIEEGVDPPPNAQIHTFEATAQVNPLYKLGPKLAPGMTELTGDKTITPPGSCDSEEDTTTLCLQSRRQKQRQMSGESHGHISRQGAWKVHTQIDYIHCLVPDLLQITGNPCYWGVMDRYEAEALLEGKPEGTFLLRDSAQEDYLFSVSFRRYNRSLHARIEQWNHNFSFDAHDPCVFHSSTVTGLLEHYKDPSSCMFFEPLLTVSLNRTFPFSLQYICRAVICRCTTYDGIDDLPLPSMLQDFLKEYHYKQKVRVRWLEREPIKTK, from the coding sequence ATGGATAAAGTGGGAAAGATGTGGAACAATTTCAAATACAGGTGCCAGAACCTCTTTAGTCATGAGGGTGGAAGCCAAAATGAGAGTATAGTTGTGAACTCCAATAATTGCTCATCTGGTAAAGAGAAAGCCATCCAGATAACTGACTTGACTCAACAACAGCCCAGCAGCCCTTTGAGAGAAAACATTGCTTTGCAATTAGGCCTAAGTCCTTCAAAGAATTCAGCAAGGCGGAACCAAAACTGTGTCACAGAAATTCCTCAGATTGTTGAAATAAGCATTGAGAAAGAGAATGACTCATGTGTCACCACAGGAGCCAGGCTTGCTCGAAGGGACTCTTATTCTCGGCATGCTCCTTGGGGTGGGAAGAAGAAGCATTCCTGCTCTACCAAAACACAGAGCTCCTTAGATACTGAAAAAAGATTTGGTAGAACACGAAGTGGTttgcagaggagggagagaagatATGGGGTGAGCTCTGTCCATGACATGGATGCGGTATCCAGCAGGACAGTAGGCAGCCGTTCTCTGCGGCAGCGTCTCCAAGATACCGTTGGGCTGTGTTTTCCCATGAGAACTTACAGCAAGCAGTCCAAACCTCTGTTTTCTAACAAAAGAAAGATCCACCTCTCTGAACTAATGCTTGAGAAATgcccttttcctgcaggctCAGATCTGGCCCAGAAGTGGCATCTGATTAAACAACACACAGCACCTGTGAGCCCTCATTCAACTTTCTTTGACACATTTGATCCTTCCTTGGTTTCCacagaagatgaagaagacaGACTCAGAGAGAGACGTAGGCTTAGTATTGAAGAAGGGGTTGATCCCCCTCCCAATGCTCAAATACACACTTTTGAAGCTACAGCACAGGTAAATCCATTGTATAAACTGGGACCAAAGTTAGCCCCTGGTATGACTGAGCTGACCGGGGACAAAACCATAACACCTCCAGGGAGCTGTGACTCTGAAGAGGACACGACGACGCTTTGCCTGCAGTCGCGCCGGCAGAAGCAGCGTCAGATGTCGGGAGAGAGCCATGGCCATATCAGCAGGCAGGGGGCTTGGAAAGTGCACACTCAGATCGATTACATCCACTGCCTCGTGCCAGACTTGCTCCAGATCACAGGTAACCCGTGTTACTGGGGCGTCATGGACCGCTACGAAGCAGAAGCACTTCTGGAGGGGAAACCCGAAGGCACTTTTTTGCTCAGGGACTCTGCGCAGGAGGACTACCTCTTCTCGGTGAGCTTCCGCCGCTACAACCGCTCGCTGCACGCACGCATCGAGCAGTGGAACCACAACTTCAGCTTTGATGCCCACGACCCCTGTGTGTTCCACTCCTCCACCGTTACGGGGCTTCTGGAACACTACAAAGACCCCAGCTCTTGCATGTTCTTTGAACCCTTGCTCACTGTATCTCTGAACAGGACCTTCCCCTTTAGTCTGCAGTATATCTGCCGGGCGGTAATCTGCAGGTGCACTACGTACGATGGAATCGATGACCTTCCTCTACCCTCAATGTTGCAAGACTTTCTAAAGGAGTATCACTATAAACAAAAAGTCAGGGTGCGATGGCTGGAGCGGGAACCtataaaaacaaagtaa